A genomic stretch from Desulfolutivibrio sulfodismutans DSM 3696 includes:
- a CDS encoding methyl-accepting chemotaxis protein — MQWLKNLKIGTKLLSSYILLLLLMGGVGYLGVANMGMINGMLDGLYTGNLVPILQIDEANIELIKFARNHYRLVISRDRAEMETYNKRIEENVTNIKKSLDDYAAGNRSEKEKDVLAKFRTAFEAYRTSAVKIPELALAGDKDGAIDHMLGTAAKLGAAPDELLGELAQTNRDMAKKSAEESDVVYQQSRNVMYILIGCAVLVGMLIGIVLSRMISKGIKQCADFGLSLSKGDLSGALAIDQKDEVGVLADAMRAVAAAEGDVAQKFGLLAEGDLRIKVAERSDKDTLMRAIAEMIGRLTEIVGEVQAGAENVASGSEEMSASSETLSQGASEQAASVEECSSSMEQMSSSINQNADNARQTESIAAKAAQDAKESGEAVTKTVAAMKEIAGKISIIEEIARQTDLLALNAAVEAARAGEHGKGFAVVASEVRKLAERSQGAAAGINKLSADSTSVAERAGTLLQKLVPDIQKTADLVQEIAAASHEQSSGAAQVNKALQQLDQVIQQNAAASEELASTSEELSAQAEQLQASIAFFATDNTAVARTMKAIPHATSAKGRGKPQVQPRRPAAPGRSSVKLRLESAEGDDDDQAFDRY; from the coding sequence ATGCAGTGGCTCAAAAATCTCAAGATCGGCACCAAGCTTCTCTCCAGCTACATTCTGTTGCTTCTGCTCATGGGTGGGGTGGGATATCTCGGCGTGGCGAATATGGGCATGATCAACGGCATGCTCGACGGCCTGTACACCGGCAACCTTGTTCCCATCCTGCAGATCGACGAGGCCAACATCGAACTGATCAAGTTTGCCCGAAACCATTACCGGCTGGTCATCTCCAGAGACAGGGCCGAAATGGAGACCTACAACAAGCGCATTGAAGAGAACGTCACGAACATCAAAAAATCCCTCGACGACTACGCCGCAGGAAACCGGTCGGAAAAAGAGAAGGATGTCCTGGCCAAGTTCCGCACGGCCTTTGAGGCCTACCGGACCTCGGCGGTAAAAATTCCGGAACTGGCCCTGGCCGGGGACAAGGACGGGGCCATCGACCATATGCTTGGTACGGCGGCCAAGCTCGGGGCCGCCCCCGACGAATTGTTGGGGGAGCTGGCCCAGACCAACAGGGACATGGCCAAAAAATCGGCAGAGGAGAGTGACGTTGTCTACCAGCAGTCACGAAATGTCATGTACATCCTCATCGGCTGCGCCGTGCTTGTGGGCATGCTCATCGGCATCGTGCTGTCGCGCATGATCTCCAAGGGCATCAAGCAGTGCGCCGATTTCGGCCTGTCCCTCTCCAAGGGCGATTTGAGCGGCGCACTCGCCATCGATCAGAAGGACGAGGTGGGCGTTTTGGCCGACGCCATGCGCGCCGTGGCCGCGGCCGAGGGAGACGTGGCCCAGAAGTTCGGGCTTTTGGCTGAAGGCGACCTGCGCATCAAGGTGGCCGAACGCTCCGACAAGGACACCCTCATGCGGGCCATCGCCGAGATGATCGGCAGACTCACGGAAATCGTGGGCGAGGTCCAGGCCGGGGCCGAGAACGTGGCCTCGGGCAGCGAGGAGATGAGCGCCAGTTCCGAGACCCTGTCCCAGGGCGCGTCCGAACAGGCCGCCTCGGTGGAGGAATGCTCCTCGTCCATGGAACAGATGTCCTCCTCCATCAACCAGAACGCCGATAACGCCCGCCAGACCGAATCCATCGCCGCCAAGGCCGCCCAGGACGCCAAGGAATCCGGCGAGGCCGTGACCAAGACCGTGGCGGCCATGAAGGAGATCGCCGGAAAGATCTCCATCATTGAGGAAATCGCCCGCCAGACCGACCTTCTGGCCCTAAACGCGGCAGTTGAGGCCGCCCGGGCCGGGGAACACGGCAAGGGATTCGCCGTGGTGGCCTCCGAGGTGCGCAAACTGGCCGAACGCAGCCAGGGCGCGGCCGCCGGGATCAACAAGCTCTCCGCCGACTCCACCTCCGTGGCCGAGCGGGCCGGGACGCTTCTGCAAAAGCTGGTGCCCGACATCCAGAAGACCGCCGACCTGGTGCAGGAGATCGCCGCCGCCAGCCATGAGCAGAGTTCCGGGGCCGCCCAGGTCAATAAGGCCCTGCAGCAGCTCGATCAGGTCATCCAGCAAAACGCCGCCGCGTCCGAGGAACTGGCCTCCACCTCCGAGGAGCTCTCGGCCCAGGCCGAACAGCTCCAGGCCTCCATCGCCTTTTTTGCGACGGACAACACCGCTGTGGCCCGGACCATGAAGGCCATCCCGCACGCGACCTCCGCCAAGGGACGGGGAAAGCCCCAGGTCCAGCCCAGGCGGCCTGCGGCGCCAGGAAGGTCTTCGGTCAAGCTGCGCCTGGAGTCGGCCGAGGGGGATGACGACGATCAGGCCTTCGACCGGTATTAG
- a CDS encoding response regulator, with the protein MKILVVEDDATSRDVLHSILSEFGQCDLAADGEEGIAVFGKAFSQGEPYDLVCLDILLPRMDGQEVLRRIRGMETAAGEGKGGETKVVMITALSDPKNVVEAFYRGGATAYVPKPIDRDHLFQVLGKLGVGA; encoded by the coding sequence ATGAAGATTCTGGTGGTGGAAGACGATGCGACCAGCCGCGACGTTTTGCATTCCATTTTGTCCGAATTCGGGCAGTGCGATCTGGCCGCTGACGGCGAGGAGGGGATTGCGGTTTTCGGAAAGGCCTTTTCCCAGGGCGAACCCTACGACCTGGTCTGCCTGGACATCCTTTTGCCGCGCATGGACGGGCAGGAGGTGCTGCGCCGGATTCGCGGCATGGAGACCGCCGCAGGCGAGGGCAAGGGCGGAGAAACCAAGGTGGTGATGATCACCGCCTTGTCCGACCCCAAAAACGTGGTGGAGGCGTTTTATCGCGGCGGGGCCACGGCCTACGTGCCCAAGCCCATCGACCGCGACCACCTGTTTCAGGTCTTGGGCAAGCTGGGCGTGGGGGCCTGA
- a CDS encoding bifunctional acetate--CoA ligase family protein/GNAT family N-acetyltransferase — protein sequence MSISNLDSLFKPNSVAVIGATGEPGHVGSVIMKNLLAGKFLGPVMPVNPALDAVAGVLSYKSVDTMPLTPDLGVICTPPETAPEAIKDLGKRGTRAALVISPGYNKLSRPDKKALQQRMLDAATPYGVRILGPSGLGLIIPGIGLNCSLASSDAKPGRIAFISQSASLFTAVLDWAGTKGIGFSYIVSLGDRADLKYGDIIDYLSSDPNTRSILLYVESVTDARSFMSASRAAARNKPVLVIKPGRKLWTVHPPGPEEGRDEVYDEAFRRAGMLRVFEIDALFDAAQTLARSRPLRGDRLAILTNGGSVGMMAADSLLAGGGKLAEFSDDTRTALDGALGPNWLRDSIIDLGFDAEAGHYEKALRILLKEPGVNAILIIHVPFATVPGVEAAKAAALVLGKSSRTVLACFMGFDQSGEEVRVLTAAGIPTYETPDKAVGAFVHLVRHRRNQELLMEMPASLPTEFYPDLDAAKAVVEAAIADGREDLSEPEAKAVLAAYGVPAIASRVAVDAADAVAQADLLGYPVAIKISSPDIPQPFDVGGIALDLETPVAVRESAEAMLARVARIRPQARVAGFIVQEMGRRVGARELFIKARVDPVFGPYVVFGQGGLAGRATQDAAVALPPLNMSLARDLIFRTRVAASLTGTEADAGADLDAICLTLVQVAQIITDVDRVSAIDVNPLLADEKGVLVLGARVRADASREPDPHRLAIRPYPRELEECTVLKTGRKVLLRPIRPEDEPAHFDFFKRLSPEDLRFRFFGVVRELSHMEMARLTQIDYEREMAFIATAEDESGKPETLGVVRASTQPDNSSAEFAIIVRSDQKGAGLGRMLMEKMIRYCRERGTKVLCGQALLENGGMQGLAHKLGFDVSKNFDEEVAEMRLDLQAPTPSLPKT from the coding sequence GGCCGGGGTGCTTTCCTACAAGTCCGTAGACACCATGCCGCTCACCCCGGACCTGGGGGTCATCTGCACGCCCCCCGAGACCGCCCCCGAGGCCATCAAGGATCTGGGCAAGCGCGGCACCCGCGCCGCCCTGGTCATCTCCCCGGGCTACAACAAGCTCTCCCGGCCGGACAAAAAGGCCCTGCAGCAGCGCATGCTCGACGCCGCCACGCCCTACGGGGTGCGCATCCTGGGCCCGAGCGGCCTGGGGCTGATCATCCCGGGCATCGGGCTCAACTGCTCCCTGGCCTCCTCGGACGCCAAACCCGGGCGCATCGCGTTCATTTCCCAGTCCGCCTCGCTTTTTACGGCGGTTCTGGACTGGGCCGGGACCAAGGGCATCGGCTTTTCCTATATCGTTTCCCTGGGCGACCGGGCCGACCTCAAATACGGCGACATCATCGACTACTTGAGTTCCGACCCCAACACCCGCTCCATCCTGCTCTATGTGGAGTCCGTGACCGACGCGCGCTCGTTTATGAGCGCCTCCCGGGCGGCGGCCCGCAACAAGCCCGTTTTAGTCATCAAACCCGGCCGCAAACTCTGGACGGTGCATCCCCCGGGACCGGAAGAAGGACGCGACGAGGTGTACGACGAGGCCTTTCGCCGGGCGGGCATGCTGCGGGTGTTTGAGATCGACGCCCTGTTCGACGCGGCCCAGACCCTGGCCCGCTCAAGGCCCCTTCGCGGCGACCGGCTGGCCATTTTGACCAACGGCGGCAGCGTGGGCATGATGGCCGCCGACTCCCTTCTGGCCGGAGGCGGCAAGCTGGCGGAATTTTCCGACGACACCAGGACCGCCCTGGACGGGGCGCTTGGGCCCAACTGGCTGCGCGACAGCATCATCGATTTGGGCTTCGACGCCGAGGCCGGGCACTACGAAAAGGCCCTGCGCATCCTGTTGAAGGAGCCGGGCGTCAACGCCATCCTGATCATCCACGTGCCCTTCGCCACGGTTCCCGGGGTGGAGGCGGCCAAGGCGGCGGCCCTGGTCCTGGGGAAATCCAGCCGCACGGTCCTGGCCTGTTTCATGGGCTTCGACCAGTCCGGCGAGGAGGTGCGCGTGCTCACGGCGGCCGGCATCCCCACCTACGAGACCCCGGACAAGGCCGTGGGGGCCTTTGTGCATCTGGTGCGGCACCGCCGCAACCAGGAACTGCTCATGGAGATGCCCGCCTCCCTGCCCACGGAATTTTATCCCGACCTGGACGCGGCCAAGGCCGTGGTCGAGGCGGCCATCGCCGACGGCCGCGAGGACTTGAGCGAACCCGAGGCCAAGGCCGTCCTGGCCGCCTACGGGGTTCCGGCCATCGCCTCCCGGGTGGCTGTCGACGCCGCCGACGCCGTGGCCCAGGCCGACCTGCTGGGCTATCCCGTGGCCATCAAGATTTCCTCGCCGGACATCCCCCAGCCCTTCGATGTGGGCGGCATCGCCCTGGATCTGGAGACCCCCGTGGCCGTGCGTGAATCCGCCGAGGCCATGCTGGCCCGGGTGGCCCGGATCAGGCCCCAGGCCCGGGTGGCGGGGTTCATCGTGCAGGAGATGGGACGGCGCGTGGGGGCCCGGGAGCTTTTCATCAAGGCCCGGGTGGACCCGGTGTTCGGGCCCTACGTGGTCTTCGGCCAGGGCGGGCTGGCCGGACGGGCCACCCAGGACGCGGCCGTGGCTCTGCCGCCCCTCAACATGTCCCTGGCCCGGGATCTCATCTTCCGCACCCGGGTGGCCGCCTCCCTGACGGGCACCGAGGCCGACGCCGGGGCGGACCTGGACGCCATCTGCCTGACCCTGGTGCAGGTGGCCCAGATCATCACCGACGTGGACCGCGTCAGCGCCATCGACGTCAATCCGCTTTTGGCCGATGAGAAGGGCGTGTTGGTGCTGGGGGCCCGGGTGCGGGCCGACGCCTCGCGCGAGCCCGACCCCCACCGGCTGGCCATCCGGCCCTATCCCAGGGAACTTGAGGAATGCACGGTTTTAAAAACCGGACGCAAGGTGCTTCTGCGGCCCATCCGCCCCGAGGACGAACCGGCCCATTTCGATTTCTTCAAACGCCTGTCGCCCGAGGATCTGCGTTTTCGGTTTTTCGGCGTGGTGCGTGAGCTGTCGCACATGGAGATGGCCCGGCTGACCCAGATCGACTACGAACGGGAAATGGCCTTTATCGCCACGGCCGAGGACGAATCCGGCAAGCCCGAGACCCTGGGCGTGGTGCGGGCCTCCACCCAGCCCGACAATTCCTCGGCCGAATTCGCCATCATCGTGCGTTCGGACCAAAAGGGCGCGGGCCTGGGCCGCATGCTCATGGAGAAAATGATCCGCTACTGCCGCGAACGCGGCACAAAGGTGTTGTGCGGCCAAGCCCTGCTGGAAAACGGCGGCATGCAGGGCTTGGCCCACAAGCTGGGGTTCGACGTTTCCAAAAACTTCGACGAGGAAGTGGCCGAGATGCGCCTGGACCTTCAGGCCCCCACGCCCAGCTTGCCCAAGACCTGA
- a CDS encoding chemotaxis protein CheW, which produces MNEEQRGGTERFLTLNLDKEHFALDIYSVREILDMTEITRIPQTPEYMRGVVNVRGSAVPVVDLRLKFGMPAAERTLNTRIVILEIARGDGSAAIGAIADAVKEVLEIETDRIDPPPRMGTGVKADFIRGIARHGERFLLILDAEKVFTTDEILALDGLGARHGDDAPGKAAGSAGGFPPEAVPANPAA; this is translated from the coding sequence ATGAATGAGGAACAACGCGGCGGAACCGAGCGGTTCCTGACGCTGAATCTGGATAAAGAGCACTTCGCCCTGGACATCTATTCCGTGCGCGAGATCCTGGACATGACCGAGATCACGCGCATCCCCCAGACCCCGGAATACATGCGCGGCGTGGTCAACGTGCGCGGCAGCGCCGTGCCTGTGGTGGATCTGCGCCTGAAATTCGGCATGCCCGCCGCCGAGCGGACGCTCAACACCCGCATCGTGATCCTGGAGATCGCCCGGGGGGACGGCAGCGCGGCCATCGGGGCCATCGCCGACGCCGTCAAGGAGGTGCTGGAGATCGAGACCGACAGGATCGATCCGCCGCCGCGCATGGGCACCGGCGTCAAGGCCGATTTCATCCGGGGCATCGCCCGCCACGGGGAGCGGTTTTTGCTCATCCTCGACGCGGAAAAGGTCTTCACCACGGACGAGATCCTGGCCCTGGACGGACTTGGCGCCCGTCATGGCGACGACGCGCCCGGGAAGGCCGCTGGCTCAGCGGGCGGCTTCCCCCCTGAAGCCGTTCCCGCCAACCCGGCGGCGTAA
- a CDS encoding chemotaxis protein CheA produces MMLENDPAQTFLEEARELLAKLEEALLELESDPGHTPSVARVFRNLHTIKGSGAMFGFTEIARFTHDLETAFDKARSGELPLSPELLGLGLVAKDHIQALLDTSPDGGDLAAASDAILARLSGVPGMSGSPGSPGSPGADLPAGSGGAGDGEAAHIPAGPVATYWVRYTPAADSFATGCDPLGLVEELAGLGQHAVIYHQGPSEPLESYDPERPHGFWDVILVTDSGEEAIRGVFLFVDDGVAVHLEKIGEGRLRGGDLEQLAEMVRDPAHEVGALPGLLRGFLAEKLAMRKSGKPREAVSHTPGTSSIRVDSGRLDRLVTMVGEMVIIQSRLSQAVNQALDRSSLAQIAEDLERLTDEMRDNALGLRMLPIGTMYGNLRRLVRDVSASLGKDVDFVAEGGDTEMDKTVIDRLKDPLVHILRNSLDHGVEIPGDRERAGKARRGLVRLWAGHVGGEVVLRVSDDGRGLDAEKIKRKAQAKGLLAPDAEPDRRELYNLIFEPGFSTAEAVSDLSGRGVGMDVVKRALEALRGSVDIDSEPGRGTSLTIRLPLTLAIIDGFCVVIGQGSYIVPLTALRGFQERIPGENRKTVDIIERMGKMLPCVSLRALFGIREPRPDFERVVVAEVDGVEVGLAVDRVVGRQQAVIKSLDEMYKNVNFITGTTINGDGSISLILDIPRLVDFAASHAATAE; encoded by the coding sequence ATGATGCTGGAAAACGATCCGGCCCAGACCTTTCTGGAAGAGGCCCGGGAACTGTTGGCGAAACTGGAAGAGGCCCTTCTTGAGCTCGAGTCCGACCCGGGCCATACCCCCAGTGTGGCCCGGGTGTTCCGGAACCTGCATACCATCAAGGGGTCCGGGGCCATGTTCGGGTTTACGGAGATCGCCCGGTTCACCCACGACCTGGAAACCGCTTTCGACAAGGCCCGCAGCGGCGAGCTGCCGCTGAGCCCGGAGTTGCTGGGCCTGGGGCTTGTGGCCAAGGACCATATCCAGGCCTTGCTGGACACCAGCCCCGACGGCGGCGATCTGGCGGCGGCTTCCGACGCCATCCTGGCCCGGCTGTCCGGGGTGCCCGGCATGTCCGGTTCGCCCGGTTCACCCGGTTCGCCTGGGGCCGACCTTCCGGCCGGATCCGGGGGGGCGGGGGACGGGGAGGCGGCGCATATTCCGGCAGGGCCTGTGGCGACCTACTGGGTCCGCTACACCCCGGCCGCAGACAGTTTCGCCACCGGCTGCGACCCCCTGGGGCTCGTGGAGGAACTGGCGGGCCTTGGGCAGCATGCCGTGATCTACCATCAGGGGCCCAGCGAACCCCTGGAGAGCTACGACCCGGAAAGGCCGCACGGATTCTGGGATGTGATTCTGGTTACGGACTCGGGAGAAGAGGCCATCCGGGGGGTGTTTCTCTTTGTGGATGACGGGGTCGCCGTGCATCTGGAAAAAATCGGCGAGGGTCGGCTCCGGGGCGGAGATCTGGAGCAGTTGGCCGAGATGGTTCGCGATCCGGCCCATGAGGTGGGTGCCCTGCCCGGGCTGTTGCGCGGTTTTCTGGCCGAGAAGCTGGCCATGCGAAAGTCGGGCAAACCCCGCGAGGCCGTGTCGCACACCCCGGGAACGTCCAGCATCCGGGTGGACTCGGGACGCCTGGACCGGTTGGTGACCATGGTCGGGGAGATGGTCATCATCCAGTCCCGCCTGTCCCAGGCCGTGAACCAGGCCCTGGACCGGTCCTCCCTGGCCCAGATCGCCGAGGATCTGGAGCGCCTCACGGACGAGATGCGCGACAACGCCCTGGGGCTGCGCATGCTGCCCATCGGCACCATGTACGGCAACCTGCGCCGTCTGGTGCGCGACGTGAGCGCCTCGCTCGGCAAGGACGTGGACTTCGTTGCCGAGGGCGGGGACACGGAGATGGACAAGACGGTCATCGACCGCCTCAAGGATCCCCTGGTGCATATCCTGCGCAACAGCCTGGACCACGGCGTGGAAATCCCCGGGGACCGGGAGCGGGCTGGCAAGGCCCGGCGCGGACTGGTGCGCCTGTGGGCCGGACATGTGGGCGGCGAGGTGGTGCTGCGGGTTTCCGACGACGGCCGGGGGCTCGATGCGGAGAAAATCAAGCGCAAGGCCCAGGCCAAGGGCCTTTTGGCCCCGGACGCCGAGCCCGACCGCCGGGAGCTTTACAACCTCATCTTCGAGCCGGGTTTTTCCACGGCCGAGGCCGTTTCGGATCTCTCGGGCCGGGGGGTGGGCATGGACGTGGTCAAGCGCGCCCTGGAGGCCCTGCGCGGCTCAGTGGACATCGACAGCGAACCGGGCCGGGGCACCTCCCTGACCATCCGGCTGCCCCTGACCCTGGCCATCATCGACGGCTTTTGCGTGGTCATCGGCCAGGGCTCCTACATCGTGCCGCTGACGGCCCTGCGCGGCTTCCAGGAACGGATTCCCGGCGAGAACCGGAAAACCGTGGACATCATCGAGCGTATGGGCAAGATGTTGCCATGCGTAAGCCTGCGGGCCCTCTTCGGCATCCGCGAACCCCGGCCCGACTTCGAGCGGGTGGTGGTGGCCGAGGTGGACGGCGTGGAGGTCGGGTTGGCCGTGGACCGGGTTGTCGGGAGGCAGCAGGCCGTGATAAAGAGCCTTGACGAGATGTATAAAAACGTCAATTTTATCACAGGCACGACCATCAACGGCGACGGAAGCATTTCGCTGATCCTGGATATCCCTCGTCTGGTGGACTTTGCGGCGTCCCACGCCGCGACGGCGGAGTGA
- a CDS encoding STAS domain-containing protein — protein sequence MRIDLDGDCTVAVARTIKDLLQNALAGGEPTQVSLAGVTRADLSLFELLWAARQGFSSQGVDLVILPDIPEHLEQAAAWTGLAELRPPRADAVNQAPGNAKDMSS from the coding sequence ATGCGCATCGATCTCGACGGCGACTGCACGGTGGCTGTGGCCCGGACCATAAAAGACCTGTTGCAAAACGCCCTGGCCGGGGGGGAACCCACCCAGGTCAGCCTGGCGGGGGTCACCCGGGCCGACCTGTCCCTTTTCGAACTGCTGTGGGCCGCGCGCCAGGGATTTTCGAGCCAGGGCGTGGACCTTGTCATTTTGCCGGATATTCCCGAACATCTGGAGCAGGCGGCGGCATGGACGGGTCTTGCCGAGTTGCGCCCTCCCCGGGCGGACGCCGTGAATCAGGCCCCGGGAAACGCCAAGGACATGTCATCATGA